AGAGCGCAGTGACCGACACGACGCTGATGGTCATGCTCGGTATTGCGGTACTTGCGTCGGCTGCAGCGTGTGTGACAACGCGAAGGGCATGAAGATGGCGCGCGGCGGCATGGCAAAAATTGGCAAGATTTGCTAAGATCGAATGAGACCAATTTGAGGCCAATGACCATGACTACGCTGAATATCTCGCTTCCCGATTCCATGCGAAGTTTTGTTGAGAAACAGGTGGAGGCTGAAGGTTTTAGCACCGCCAGCGAGTACGTCCGAGCGTTAATCCGCGAAGATCAGAGGCGCGAAGCCAAGAGGCTCCTTGAAGACCAGCTCATGGAAGGAATTCTAAGTGGGCCGCCGAAGAAGTTGACTGGTAAAGATCTTGAGCGAATTCGTGCTCGAATAGGCAAGTCCGTAGACAAGTCCAAGCGTCGTGCCCATCGCTGATGTCTATATCAGGCCAAGGGCCTACCAAGACATCACGCAGCATGTGGATTACCTGGCGACGGTGAACCACAATGCGGCGGAACGTTTTATTGCGACACTTGAAGAGACTCTGGGGATTCTGGCGAGAATGCCCGAAATGGGTTCCCCAAG
The sequence above is a segment of the Candidatus Hydrogenedentota bacterium genome. Coding sequences within it:
- a CDS encoding type II toxin-antitoxin system ParD family antitoxin; its protein translation is MTTLNISLPDSMRSFVEKQVEAEGFSTASEYVRALIREDQRREAKRLLEDQLMEGILSGPPKKLTGKDLERIRARIGKSVDKSKRRAHR
- a CDS encoding type II toxin-antitoxin system RelE/ParE family toxin translates to MPIADVYIRPRAYQDITQHVDYLATVNHNAAERFIATLEETLGILARMPEMGSPRVFRNPALKKLRMWPLKGFEKYLIFYRPYRRGIDVVRVIHAPQDYLRILGK